A portion of the Natronogracilivirga saccharolytica genome contains these proteins:
- a CDS encoding site-2 protease family protein, with product MNPLTARIIFRHSLLFVLTFLSASFTGALFVGHTSGLPDEFILFSGEGLALYITEVVIWEGVLFATLLLAFLGVHEFGHYFAAVRHRIDASLPYFIPFPISPIGTLGAVIRIRSRIQNSIHMFDVGASGPIAGFIVALIILIYGFSTLPDPDYMQNFAGHETLNEYIEEHGTFPDEPVTDTSQNEAEVMVLGNTLLFSLIASFFDDVPPMWELYHYPFLFAGWLGLFFTALNLLPVGQLDGGHILYTLIGYRRHRLVARCFLVLVMTLAGLGALPLIQMIASEYDVPEKLVAWVLWGILALTLLNRAFRGNLVWTFISWSVVLLANLVLLTVFDPTVFSGFTIWIFWAFFIVFLVGIEHPPVLYEVPLTPERKALGWICMAIFLLCISPNPIYFTQ from the coding sequence ATGAACCCTCTGACTGCCCGGATCATATTTCGTCATTCACTTCTGTTCGTCCTGACATTCCTTTCAGCATCGTTTACCGGTGCCCTGTTTGTCGGACATACGTCCGGTCTGCCTGATGAATTCATCCTTTTTTCCGGCGAAGGGCTGGCTTTATACATTACGGAGGTTGTTATCTGGGAAGGCGTTCTCTTTGCCACCCTTCTGCTTGCCTTTCTTGGTGTGCACGAATTCGGACATTACTTTGCTGCGGTCAGACATCGCATTGATGCCTCGCTTCCCTATTTCATCCCGTTCCCGATATCACCTATCGGCACCCTCGGAGCGGTCATCCGGATTCGCAGCCGCATTCAGAACTCGATCCACATGTTTGATGTCGGGGCAAGCGGTCCCATTGCCGGGTTCATAGTTGCACTCATCATCCTGATTTACGGTTTTTCCACGCTGCCGGATCCTGATTACATGCAGAACTTTGCCGGACACGAAACCCTCAATGAGTACATTGAAGAACATGGCACTTTTCCGGACGAACCCGTGACTGACACCAGCCAAAATGAGGCCGAAGTCATGGTGCTTGGCAACACCCTGCTCTTCTCCCTCATCGCATCTTTTTTTGATGATGTGCCGCCGATGTGGGAGTTGTATCACTATCCCTTCCTGTTTGCCGGATGGCTTGGATTGTTCTTTACGGCGCTGAATCTGCTGCCGGTCGGACAGCTTGACGGCGGCCACATACTCTACACCCTGATCGGATACCGCCGGCACCGGCTTGTGGCACGGTGCTTCCTGGTCCTGGTGATGACACTTGCCGGTCTTGGCGCCCTGCCACTGATCCAGATGATTGCATCGGAATACGACGTCCCGGAAAAGCTGGTTGCCTGGGTGCTATGGGGAATACTTGCCCTCACATTGCTGAACCGGGCTTTTCGCGGCAACCTGGTCTGGACTTTCATCAGCTGGAGTGTGGTACTGCTGGCGAATCTGGTCCTGCTGACTGTCTTTGATCCAACCGTATTTTCCGGGTTCACCATCTGGATTTTTTGGGCTTTTTTTATTGTTTTCCTTGTCGGAATCGAGCACCCGCCTGTCTTGTACGAAGTCCCGCTGACTCCTGAAAGAAAGGCTCTCGGATGGATCTGCATGGCGATCTTTTTGCTGTGCATCAGTCCAAACCCTATTTATTTTACTCAATAA
- the smpB gene encoding SsrA-binding protein SmpB — MASGKKKEQKTGTPSIKNRKAWHEFSIEDSFEAGLVLTGTEVKSLRNGNASFGDAFAYLKSGEVWLKDLYIKPFEQGSYNNHDPRRERKLLLKRDEIRKLDRAVNQKGVTLVPLKLYFTRGLAKIQLGLAKGKKKYDKRASIAEKDVKRDLDRELKKARMG, encoded by the coding sequence GTGGCATCCGGAAAAAAAAAGGAACAGAAAACAGGCACCCCGTCAATAAAAAACAGGAAGGCATGGCATGAATTTTCCATAGAGGATTCATTTGAGGCCGGCCTGGTACTTACCGGGACCGAAGTCAAATCCCTTCGCAATGGAAATGCCAGTTTTGGCGATGCCTTTGCCTATCTGAAATCGGGAGAGGTATGGCTGAAAGACCTGTATATCAAACCGTTTGAACAGGGATCCTACAACAATCACGATCCGAGACGGGAACGAAAGCTGTTGCTGAAACGTGATGAAATACGCAAACTCGACAGGGCGGTCAATCAGAAAGGGGTAACCCTGGTGCCTCTCAAGCTCTATTTCACCAGAGGACTGGCAAAGATTCAGCTCGGTCTTGCCAAAGGCAAGAAAAAATATGACAAGCGGGCCAGCATTGCGGAGAAAGATGTCAAGCGGGATCTGGACAGGGAGCTTAAAAAAGCCCGTATGGGCTGA
- a CDS encoding zinc ribbon domain-containing protein, which translates to MVEVLQNLTNLQFIDNRIDELRRLRGDLPEEILDIETEITRLETRIKRAKAEIKDLTVENSNLELEITEADSLVEKYEEQQLTVRNNREYDALTKEIETQKKIKENAQSRLEEIALQKEELENTVAENEVKLEETKNLLKEKKENLDKLIESTRKEEEELHKKREEAVEKLDQRYLRSYERLRKGLNNGMAVVPMEKGSSLGMMLPPQVQVEVRRKNKIIFDENSGRIVVDPSFFDEARKQLNLN; encoded by the coding sequence ATGGTAGAAGTACTCCAAAATCTGACCAATCTGCAATTCATTGATAACCGCATTGACGAACTCAGGCGATTGCGCGGTGACCTGCCGGAGGAGATCCTGGATATTGAAACAGAGATCACCCGTCTGGAAACCCGCATCAAAAGGGCCAAGGCGGAAATCAAGGATCTTACTGTAGAAAACTCAAATCTTGAACTTGAAATCACGGAAGCGGATTCCCTCGTTGAGAAATACGAAGAGCAGCAGCTTACAGTGCGGAACAATCGTGAGTATGATGCATTGACCAAGGAAATCGAGACACAGAAGAAGATCAAGGAAAATGCACAGTCCCGCCTGGAAGAAATCGCCCTTCAGAAGGAAGAGTTAGAGAATACCGTTGCCGAAAATGAGGTCAAGCTCGAGGAAACGAAGAATCTTCTGAAAGAGAAAAAGGAGAACCTCGACAAACTTATCGAAAGCACCCGGAAAGAAGAGGAAGAGCTCCATAAAAAGCGGGAAGAAGCCGTAGAAAAACTCGATCAAAGATATCTTCGCAGCTATGAGCGGCTCCGCAAAGGCCTCAATAACGGCATGGCCGTTGTGCCCATGGAAAAAGGATCCAGTCTGGGCATGATGCTCCCCCCGCAGGTTCAGGTTGAAGTCAGAAGAAAAAACAAGATCATATTTGACGAGAATTCGGGCCGCATTGTAGTTGACCCGAGTTTTTTCGATGAAGCCCGGAAACAGCTGAACCTGAACTGA
- a CDS encoding Nif3-like dinuclear metal center hexameric protein, whose translation MKYTNNHILEFLEEWAPQSTKLEYDNVGLLVGDHNQHVSKILACLDVTEDVADEAAAAGADLVIAHHPLIFKKLSRITRSDMTGSLIYKLIRNDISLIAAHTNLDAAPGGVSHVMAERLGLQGVQFLKEEIPAGDEGNASVGQNRQPAGFGAIGSFPEPVSIEDFLSLVSEKLNCGGIRYSGSPEYIRKVAVCGGAGSFLAGEALRQQADAFVTSDLKYHDFFTETGSFLLVDAGHYETEVPIVGTLCDRLQERFPGIGVLETKVNTNPVSYFLNNKPSKQQ comes from the coding sequence ATGAAGTACACCAACAATCATATCCTCGAGTTTCTGGAAGAATGGGCGCCGCAAAGCACCAAGCTCGAATATGATAATGTTGGATTACTTGTAGGGGACCATAACCAGCACGTCAGTAAAATACTTGCCTGTCTTGATGTTACGGAGGATGTTGCCGACGAGGCAGCAGCTGCCGGCGCAGATCTTGTCATTGCGCATCATCCCCTTATCTTCAAAAAGCTCTCCCGCATTACCCGGTCTGACATGACCGGTTCGCTGATCTACAAACTGATCCGTAATGATATAAGCCTCATTGCGGCCCATACCAATCTGGATGCCGCTCCCGGTGGTGTTTCCCATGTAATGGCTGAACGACTCGGTCTGCAGGGAGTTCAGTTCCTGAAAGAAGAGATCCCTGCCGGGGATGAGGGAAATGCATCTGTCGGGCAAAACAGGCAGCCTGCAGGCTTTGGTGCCATCGGAAGCTTCCCGGAACCGGTCAGCATTGAAGATTTCCTCTCGCTTGTTTCAGAAAAACTCAATTGCGGGGGAATACGATACAGCGGATCGCCCGAATACATCCGCAAAGTAGCTGTCTGCGGCGGCGCGGGATCATTTCTTGCGGGAGAAGCGCTCAGGCAGCAGGCGGATGCCTTTGTTACATCCGATCTGAAGTACCATGATTTTTTCACCGAAACCGGATCTTTTTTACTTGTGGATGCCGGACACTATGAAACAGAGGTTCCCATTGTCGGGACACTGTGCGACCGGCTGCAGGAACGTTTTCCCGGAATCGGGGTTCTTGAAACAAAGGTCAATACCAACCCCGTAAGCTATTTTTTAAACAATAAGCCCAGTAAACAGCAATAA
- a CDS encoding YggS family pyridoxal phosphate-dependent enzyme, whose protein sequence is MSVKDVLYITETPKNTITKKSGSLVVIGKNRDFIRQTISDICDKCGRDPGDIRIIAVTKTHPAEVIENAHQAGLRDFGENKVQELVPKMDRLPDDIIWHMVGVVQTNKIKDMVHRVNWIHSIAKAKYLKEIEKRASRVDRVINVLIQVNISGEEQKSGCDAGELAGILEYASGLQHVSVRGLMGMASLTADRDEIRKQFRMLRQIRDDHRLLESGNVSLDELSMGMSGDYDIAIEEGATMIRLGTSLFGSRNYEKQ, encoded by the coding sequence ATGAGCGTGAAAGATGTTTTATACATCACGGAAACACCGAAAAATACCATTACAAAAAAATCAGGTTCTTTAGTTGTGATCGGGAAAAACAGAGATTTTATCCGGCAGACCATCAGCGATATTTGTGACAAATGCGGCCGGGACCCCGGTGATATCCGCATTATCGCTGTAACCAAAACCCATCCCGCCGAAGTTATAGAGAATGCGCACCAGGCCGGATTGCGGGATTTCGGAGAAAACAAGGTACAGGAACTGGTGCCGAAAATGGACCGGCTGCCCGATGACATTATCTGGCATATGGTCGGCGTCGTTCAGACCAACAAGATCAAGGACATGGTGCACCGTGTAAACTGGATCCACTCCATCGCAAAAGCTAAATATCTGAAAGAGATCGAAAAACGTGCTTCGCGCGTGGACAGAGTCATAAATGTCCTTATTCAGGTTAACATCAGCGGGGAGGAACAAAAAAGCGGATGTGACGCCGGAGAGCTTGCAGGCATCCTCGAGTATGCTTCCGGGCTGCAGCATGTATCCGTGCGCGGACTGATGGGCATGGCCTCCCTGACGGCCGACCGCGATGAGATCCGGAAGCAGTTCCGCATGCTGCGCCAAATCCGGGATGATCACAGACTCCTGGAGTCCGGCAATGTCAGCCTTGACGAACTCTCCATGGGAATGAGCGGAGATTATGATATCGCAATTGAGGAAGGGGCAACCATGATCAGGCTGGGTACATCTCTGTTTGGCAGCCGGAATTACGAAAAACAGTAG
- a CDS encoding DivIVA domain-containing protein: protein MKLSALEIKQQSFAKSMRGYDVAEVQSFLNVISNEWEHLSNKCKDQEREIQRLSEKLTHYQKVEEALHETLQTAKKSAQERVDSSKQEAQNRIAKANLEAERIIQDAQHERQSIRRSIQRLLERRYEIIRGMQSYLDMASESLESFKKDDAHIYAIPTEDEYDTDFPSGQPPKTNDFGNNPESSSPDEETEDLDDLVDDLDDK from the coding sequence ATGAAATTATCAGCTCTGGAAATCAAACAGCAATCATTTGCCAAATCAATGCGGGGTTATGATGTTGCAGAAGTGCAGTCTTTCCTCAATGTCATTTCCAATGAATGGGAACACTTGTCGAACAAGTGCAAGGATCAGGAGCGTGAAATACAACGCCTGTCCGAGAAGCTGACGCACTATCAGAAAGTGGAAGAAGCCCTCCACGAAACGCTTCAGACGGCGAAAAAATCCGCTCAGGAACGCGTCGACTCTTCCAAACAGGAAGCACAGAACAGAATTGCCAAGGCCAATCTTGAGGCCGAGCGAATTATTCAGGATGCCCAGCACGAGCGGCAGTCCATCCGGAGAAGCATTCAAAGACTCCTCGAACGACGTTATGAAATTATCCGGGGAATGCAGTCCTATCTCGACATGGCATCCGAATCACTTGAGTCCTTCAAAAAAGACGATGCCCATATATACGCCATCCCCACTGAAGATGAGTACGACACCGATTTTCCCTCCGGGCAACCTCCAAAGACCAATGATTTCGGCAACAACCCGGAATCATCTTCCCCGGATGAGGAAACGGAAGATCTTGACGATCTTGTTGATGACCTCGACGACAAATAA
- a CDS encoding purine-nucleoside phosphorylase: MPHFETIESSRTKKQEALGYLNAQTDFKPDYLIILGTGLGRLAEEIRVETTVSYTDIPHFPVSTVESHAGRLIFGTLSGKKVIAMQGRFHYYEGYTMQQIVFPVRVAHALGAHTMLVSNACGGMNPHFRRGDIMCITDHINLLGDNPLIGPNDDDLGVRFPDMSEPYSAELIYLAREVALQSEIRMHDGVYIAVAGPTLETRAEYRFLRQIGGDVVGMSTVPEVIAAVHMRMKVLGISVITDECFPDALEPVKMEDILEAADMAEPKMTQVMKGVLEKL, encoded by the coding sequence ATGCCCCATTTTGAAACTATTGAATCTTCGCGAACCAAAAAGCAGGAAGCGCTCGGTTATCTTAACGCTCAGACCGATTTCAAACCCGATTACCTTATTATTCTCGGTACGGGGCTCGGACGACTGGCAGAGGAAATCCGGGTCGAAACAACCGTATCATATACAGATATTCCGCATTTTCCGGTTTCAACCGTTGAGAGTCATGCCGGCAGATTGATCTTCGGCACGTTAAGCGGCAAGAAGGTGATCGCCATGCAGGGCCGATTCCATTATTATGAGGGATATACGATGCAGCAAATCGTCTTTCCCGTCAGGGTGGCGCACGCACTTGGTGCTCATACCATGCTGGTTTCCAACGCCTGTGGCGGCATGAACCCGCATTTCCGCCGGGGTGATATCATGTGCATCACCGATCACATCAACCTTCTCGGTGACAATCCGCTCATCGGTCCCAACGATGACGACCTTGGTGTCCGGTTTCCGGATATGAGCGAACCCTATTCTGCTGAACTCATTTACCTTGCAAGGGAAGTTGCACTGCAATCGGAAATCCGCATGCATGACGGGGTCTACATTGCCGTGGCCGGACCAACCCTGGAAACCCGGGCAGAGTACCGCTTCCTCAGACAGATCGGCGGTGACGTTGTCGGGATGAGTACCGTTCCCGAGGTCATTGCAGCCGTTCATATGCGGATGAAGGTTCTGGGCATTTCGGTAATTACCGACGAATGTTTCCCGGACGCACTGGAACCCGTAAAAATGGAAGATATTCTTGAAGCTGCCGATATGGCCGAACCCAAAATGACACAGGTCATGAAAGGAGTGCTTGAAAAATTGTAG
- a CDS encoding DNA internalization-related competence protein ComEC/Rec2, which produces MSGESRIAFRPGSFPALRVALFFAAGIVAGNMVTISGEHLLPACLILFAAVTFCLMLLVLKSRSTFFSGLHSQAVSAVYLLCISGTGFIHFHNQSQSADPEELLLRHFDSSDLVFHGSVLSDRATRTGNRMLRIEIDSVRIHELPTWHVSFKTEALMRSGVYDASADKESPVTAGRYIHFRGDLRQPNKPTNPNQFDYATFLARQNIYTQIFITSLEDSYPDPGSAFWLKRQIHIQSAISRLFSEDNAPLARAIILGDRSDLDAELRTAFSRAGLAHLMAVSGMHVGFILLPVWFVLPWFRKSGYLKCIGLTAGGLLLLTYAGITGFSISVSRASLMAFFLMLARLFHKPGTSMNILGAAAFILLLIDPLFLFDVGFQLSFAAVMIILTTLPGTRFMLPKKHRYRYTGALFQFVMVSVLVQGGLYPVLMIYFNEFSVAGPLSNTLAVPFVQFMFLWSFIALGISFLEPAAGILLNMPGDWILSGLTGYVRYIGSHPSSWIEGTAGSVWIFGIWFFAVCLLASLRMPGLRWKMAAGVLVFLLLIRAEAAVNHFRTPALSLTFFDVGQGDAVLMQTPGGLNYLYDTGVWTPSYDSAERTLLTELKARGISRLDGIILSHPHADHIGGIVTLMENVAIDTIYQSPVKYESRLYHRYMKLAGEKQIPVRLLQTGDMITTDPSMPMLVLAPSDDITARDANNMSVAVQVHYGESVLLLSGDAEKEAEAFMVSRFGDFLKSDLLKIGHHASRTSSTASFLDRVGATKGAASLALNNRYGHPHEEAARRLQNAGVHTRYTSLQGAVKFRSCGKRFRHIDWRAGPAFP; this is translated from the coding sequence ATGTCAGGAGAATCCAGAATTGCGTTTCGACCGGGCTCATTTCCCGCCTTGCGGGTCGCTCTGTTTTTTGCGGCAGGAATCGTTGCCGGAAACATGGTTACGATTTCCGGCGAACATCTGCTCCCGGCCTGCCTGATTCTGTTTGCAGCTGTTACCTTTTGTCTGATGCTTCTTGTGCTCAAATCACGCAGCACGTTTTTTTCCGGCCTGCACTCGCAGGCAGTTTCCGCAGTCTATTTACTGTGCATCAGCGGCACGGGTTTTATTCATTTCCACAATCAAAGCCAATCGGCCGACCCTGAAGAGCTTCTGCTCCGGCATTTTGACAGCAGCGACCTGGTTTTTCACGGATCTGTTTTGTCCGACAGAGCAACCAGAACAGGAAACCGGATGCTCCGCATAGAGATTGATTCTGTCCGGATTCATGAACTGCCCACCTGGCATGTTTCTTTCAAAACAGAAGCATTGATGCGCTCCGGGGTATATGACGCGTCGGCGGACAAAGAATCGCCGGTGACAGCCGGCCGGTATATTCACTTCCGGGGTGATCTCCGTCAGCCCAATAAACCGACCAATCCCAATCAGTTCGATTATGCCACCTTCCTTGCGCGTCAGAACATCTATACTCAAATTTTTATCACAAGCCTGGAAGACAGTTACCCTGATCCCGGTTCTGCTTTTTGGCTGAAACGTCAGATACATATTCAGTCGGCCATTTCGAGGCTTTTTTCCGAAGACAATGCTCCTCTTGCCAGAGCCATCATACTTGGAGACAGATCCGATCTGGATGCGGAGCTGCGGACGGCTTTTTCGCGGGCCGGCCTTGCCCATCTCATGGCTGTATCAGGCATGCATGTCGGATTTATTCTGCTCCCTGTCTGGTTTGTTTTGCCTTGGTTTCGCAAGTCGGGATACTTGAAATGTATTGGCCTGACTGCAGGCGGCCTGCTGCTTTTGACTTATGCCGGAATTACGGGGTTCTCTATTTCGGTTTCCAGGGCCTCGCTTATGGCTTTCTTCCTGATGCTCGCCCGGCTGTTCCACAAACCGGGTACATCCATGAACATTCTCGGAGCCGCCGCTTTTATACTGCTTTTAATTGATCCGCTTTTTCTTTTTGATGTCGGGTTTCAACTCTCTTTTGCAGCTGTCATGATCATCCTTACCACACTTCCGGGAACCCGCTTCATGCTGCCCAAAAAACATCGCTACCGGTACACCGGCGCACTGTTTCAGTTTGTTATGGTCAGCGTACTCGTCCAGGGCGGTTTGTACCCTGTTCTTATGATCTACTTCAATGAATTCTCTGTCGCCGGCCCGCTCAGCAACACACTTGCGGTACCATTTGTGCAGTTCATGTTTCTCTGGTCCTTCATAGCACTTGGTATTTCCTTTCTGGAACCGGCAGCAGGCATACTGCTCAACATGCCGGGAGACTGGATTTTATCCGGCCTGACCGGTTATGTCCGCTACATCGGATCTCATCCGTCCTCCTGGATTGAAGGAACTGCCGGATCCGTCTGGATCTTCGGGATCTGGTTTTTTGCGGTATGCCTTCTGGCCTCACTGCGAATGCCGGGCCTCAGATGGAAAATGGCAGCCGGTGTTCTGGTTTTTCTGTTGCTGATCCGCGCCGAAGCGGCTGTCAACCATTTCCGCACACCCGCTCTTTCCCTGACATTTTTCGATGTTGGCCAGGGAGATGCCGTTCTGATGCAGACACCGGGCGGGCTTAACTATCTTTACGACACCGGCGTCTGGACTCCGTCGTACGATTCGGCTGAACGAACACTGCTAACCGAACTGAAAGCCAGAGGCATTTCCAGGCTTGACGGCATCATACTTTCCCATCCCCATGCCGATCACATCGGTGGCATAGTTACACTAATGGAGAACGTTGCCATTGACACCATTTACCAGTCCCCGGTAAAATACGAATCAAGATTATATCACCGCTACATGAAGCTGGCCGGTGAAAAGCAAATTCCGGTCAGACTGCTGCAAACCGGCGACATGATCACTACAGACCCCTCCATGCCCATGCTTGTCCTTGCCCCTTCGGATGATATCACTGCCCGTGACGCCAACAACATGTCCGTTGCAGTGCAGGTACATTACGGTGAAAGTGTGCTGCTGCTTTCCGGAGATGCAGAAAAAGAAGCCGAGGCATTTATGGTATCCAGGTTTGGCGATTTCCTGAAATCGGACCTGCTGAAAATCGGTCATCATGCAAGCCGCACCAGTTCAACAGCTTCATTCCTTGACCGTGTAGGTGCCACCAAGGGAGCGGCATCCCTGGCATTGAACAACAGGTACGGGCATCCTCATGAAGAAGCTGCCCGAAGACTGCAGAATGCCGGCGTTCATACCCGGTACACCAGTCTTCAGGGTGCTGTCAAATTCAGGAGCTGCGGCAAACGTTTCAGGCACATCGACTGGAGAGCCGGACCGGCTTTTCCATGA
- a CDS encoding metallophosphoesterase, with amino-acid sequence MDRFIQFLIFFVIISSVFGFMQWYVIRSYFRWVRLAFAQESVKKIRTITILLLIAANILFFLRFPSTELGWYEHTLFQAVVIYPGGIFFGAVVLAFLILLPFNTSAFFYRIVTRISTYLDSLRNRIRGSAVNRSQKQHENAPSETAASADETFASETELNDHSPADSFPVSQSSGAASGSAMSDFISRRDFIKTTGTVLSAAPLGITVMASAATAHDYQITRKTLYYPDLPSGLEGLRIAQLSDIHSGIYMTENQMRDIFRLTNEENPHLVTITGDLVDNSVSEIPALYRALEDLKAEYGIYACLGNHDHYASAGAVSDAMIERGLHMLTNTHESIAINDETVSIFGVDDHESGCPKELRMQNATANMPEHGFRVLLSHRPDLFDDARNYNIQLTLAGHTHGGQVGFDVLGMPFYPIHLFHEYAKGLYDYGAHKAYVNVGIGMVGAPVRLVKPELSVFELTGNPGKAAS; translated from the coding sequence ATGGACCGGTTTATCCAGTTTTTGATTTTTTTTGTCATCATTTCCTCCGTTTTCGGATTCATGCAGTGGTATGTCATCCGATCCTACTTCAGGTGGGTCCGGCTGGCTTTTGCACAGGAATCAGTGAAAAAGATTCGCACGATCACAATTTTGCTGCTCATCGCGGCAAATATTCTATTCTTCCTTCGCTTTCCCTCCACCGAACTGGGATGGTATGAGCACACGCTGTTTCAGGCCGTGGTTATTTATCCGGGCGGAATTTTTTTCGGGGCTGTTGTACTGGCATTTCTTATCCTTCTCCCATTCAATACCTCCGCATTTTTTTACAGGATCGTCACCAGAATATCCACGTATCTTGACAGCTTGCGGAATCGCATCCGGGGTTCTGCTGTCAACCGAAGCCAAAAACAACACGAAAATGCACCTTCTGAAACGGCAGCGTCTGCAGATGAGACCTTCGCTTCAGAAACAGAGCTGAACGATCATTCGCCGGCAGATTCTTTTCCGGTTTCACAGTCTTCAGGCGCTGCTTCGGGCTCAGCCATGTCAGATTTCATCAGCAGAAGAGACTTCATCAAAACCACGGGAACGGTGCTGTCAGCTGCTCCGCTTGGAATCACAGTCATGGCCTCGGCAGCCACTGCTCACGATTATCAAATCACGCGCAAGACGCTCTACTATCCGGATCTGCCGTCGGGCCTCGAGGGGCTCCGTATTGCTCAGCTAAGTGATATCCATTCCGGAATCTACATGACGGAAAACCAGATGCGTGATATTTTCCGGCTGACCAATGAGGAGAATCCTCACCTGGTAACGATTACCGGAGACCTGGTCGATAATTCTGTTTCCGAGATTCCGGCCCTGTATCGTGCTCTGGAAGACCTTAAAGCGGAATATGGAATTTACGCATGCCTTGGCAACCACGATCACTATGCTTCGGCCGGTGCCGTCAGTGACGCGATGATTGAAAGGGGTTTACACATGCTCACAAATACCCACGAATCGATAGCTATAAACGACGAGACGGTTTCCATATTTGGTGTCGACGATCATGAATCCGGCTGTCCAAAAGAGCTGCGCATGCAGAATGCGACTGCCAACATGCCTGAGCATGGATTCCGTGTGCTTCTAAGTCACCGTCCCGATCTTTTTGATGATGCCAGAAACTACAATATTCAACTGACACTGGCCGGACACACGCACGGTGGCCAGGTTGGTTTTGATGTGCTGGGTATGCCGTTTTACCCGATACATCTGTTCCACGAATATGCCAAAGGGCTCTACGATTACGGCGCTCACAAAGCCTATGTCAATGTTGGTATCGGCATGGTAGGCGCCCCTGTACGGCTCGTCAAGCCCGAGCTTTCTGTATTCGAGCTGACGGGAAATCCCGGTAAAGCAGCCTCCTGA